Proteins encoded together in one Papaver somniferum cultivar HN1 unplaced genomic scaffold, ASM357369v1 unplaced-scaffold_21, whole genome shotgun sequence window:
- the LOC113339899 gene encoding protein ENHANCED DISEASE RESISTANCE 4-like yields MEEENSSSKLRLVRCPKCENLLPELQNVPVYQCGGCGAVLQAKKQLVVSSGISSNGSSEKSVEVVGIEKLDEKRGDFDLGKETSDLGSNNGGGAVESKLSVLPEKQEMKSVVNPRNVSGESSNNGVGNGHVGQNRNEQVRVNIVESGERDRSAAYRRTPRFVAEDVSFSRSNGEEVGGFKASVGVANGYGRAEHVNSFKDRERDDAAYRRAPRIVVDDVNFPGCSYPSEGPSSYQPGLSYSNAENHLDGVHDRVEFLEQDRAELLRKLDELKEQLTKSCDVSEKAKQRVPAPHPYARQNNRFPNNGARPQQVLSQPFSADEHIRKPPYVSHVHEPVPMMHGHEMDMQNFYSAHVNVSNERRGHGDLFGPNVLGRAPNRQRREYPHQSSNGYYSGQFIDSDPELISPYPHSNTFFHQPECPCSHCYNKNWLPPSQGLPMSFPNRRFADGPGNPAFYHLDEPRAYDPWGYNHRSTNLPLHSHNPHTQMRRKNDLDAEIGGFGRDCLQRVPLAKRNGRRCLPIAGGAPFITCANCFQLLPLPKKLLQMEKNQQQLRCGSCSSVMSISVQDKKLVISVATQTIEVPQETNDSSDQAIDGGYQGQVNYYSDDYDTAGCNFLHMDELLNSSESEKMQGNLTSSSGTFEDEGSPESMIAQQEASSSTELPKKVIVSPTLTGSPIHEHYDDPRDQLVSKFGKGNMSKRIDREKIVVARAASRQNSLKDGMLATEMEISFNDYANNGVCHNSKEANKEEDRPRNCKSGNSFLGGLIKKSFKSNQSRENDGVFVNGQLISDRLVKKAEKKAGPIRPGSYWYDSRAGFWGIMGQHCLGIIPPFIEEFSIPIPRNCSSGDTGVLVNGRELHQKDLDLLASRGLPTESDKSYIVEISGRILDEDSGEELDSLGKLAPTVERVKRGFGMRIPQSVAA; encoded by the exons ATGGAGGAAGAAAATAGTAGTAGTAAGCTCAGGTTAGTCCGGTGCCCTAAATGTGAAAATCTATTGCCTGAGCTTCAAAATGTACCGGTTTATCAAtgtggtggttgtggtgctgtTCTTCAAG CAAAGAAACAATTAGTGGTTAGTAGTGGTATTTCAAGTAATGGGTCATCTGAGAAATCTGTTGAAGTAGTAGGAATTGAGAAATTAGATGAGAAAAGGGGAGATTTTGATTTGGGTAAAGAAACTTCAGATTTAGGTAGTAATAATGGAGGAGGAGCAGTAGAATCTAAGTTGAGTGTTTTACCAGAGAAACAAGAGATGAAAAGTGTTGTGAATCCAAGGAATGTCAGTGGGGAATCGTCGAACAATGGCGTCGGTAATGGCCATGTTGGTCAAAATAGGAATGAACAGGTTAGAGTTAACATTGTGGAGTCTGGAGAAAGAGATAGATCGGCAGCGTATAGGAGGACACCGAGATTTGTTGCTGAGGATGTGAGTTTTTCGCGTTCTAATGGAGAGGAAGTTGGAGGGTTTAAAGCTTCTGTTGGAGTTGCTAATGGGTATGGGAGAGCTGAGCATGTTAATAGTTTTAAGGACAGGGAAAGGGATGATGCAGCGTATAGGAGGGCACCGagaattgttgttgatgatgtgaaTTTCCCGGGTTGTTCGTATCCTAGTGAAGGGCCTTCCAGTTATCAACCAGGATTATCTTACAGTAATGCTGAAAATCATTTGGATGGTGTGCATGATAGAGTTGAATTTCTTGAACAGGATCGAGCTGAACTTTTGAGGAAGCTGGATGAGCTGAAGGAGCAACTCACCAAATCCTGTGATGTGTCAGAGAAAGCGAAACAAAGGGTTCCAGCTCCACATCCTTATGCCCGTCAGAATAATCGGTTTCCAAACAACGGTGCTAGACCGCAGCAAGTTCTCTCACAACCTTTTTCCGCAGATGAACATATAAGAAAACCACCTTATGTCAGCCATGTCCATGAACCTGTTCCAATGATGCATGGGCATGAGATGGATATGCAGAATTTTTATTCAGCTCATGTCAATGTCTCCAATGAAAGGCGAGGACACGGGGATCTATTTGGACCCAACGTGCTTGGGAGGGCTCCAAATCGGCAACGGCGTGAATACCCACATCAATCTTCTAATGGTTACTATTCAGGACAGTTCATTGATTCTGATCCAGAGCTTATTTCACCATATCCGCATAGCAATACATTCTTCCACCAGCCTGAGTGTCCCTGTTCTCATTGCTACAACAAAAATTGGTTACCACCAAGCCAAGGCCTGCCTATGAGTTTCCCCAATAGAAGGTTCGCGGATGGTCCAGGAAATCCAGCATTCTACCACCTTGACGAGCCTCGAGCATATGATCCCTGGGGTTACAATCATAGAAGTACCAATCTTCCattgcattctcataatccgcaTACCCAAATGAGAAGGAAAAATGATCTTGATGCAGAAATAGGAGGTTTTGGCCGTGATTGTCTTCAGAGGGTTCCTTTAGCTAAAAGGAACGGGAGGCGTTGCCTTCCAATAGCCGGTGGAGCTCCTTTTATTACTTGTGCTAATTGTTTTCAGCTGCTTCCGTTACCAAAGAAGCTTTTGCAGATGGAAAAGAATCAACAGCAACTGAGGTGCGGGTCTTGTTCTTCTGTAATGTCGATTTCGGTTCAGGATAAGAAGCTTGTAATTTCTGTAGCTACACAGACCATAGAAGTTCCTCAAGAGACCAATGACAGTTCTGATCAGGCAATAGACGGTGGTTACCAGGGCCAAGTTAACTACTATTCGGACGACTATGATACAGCTGGTTGTAACTTCTTGCACATGGATGAGCTGCTGAACTCAAGTGAGTCTGAGAAGATGCAGGGCAACCTTACTTCATCTTCGGGCACTTTCGAGGATGAGGGAAGCCCTGAAAGCATGATTGCTCAACAAGAAGCTTCCAGCTCTACTGAACTGCCAAAGAAAGTGATTGTGAGTCCAACCCTTACTGGTTCGCCTATTCATGAGCATTATGATGATCCCAGAGACCAACTCGTGAGCAAGTTTGGAAAAGGAAACATGAGTAAGCGCATTGACCGTGAAAAAATTGTTGTTGCTAGAGCGGCTTCCAGGCAGAATTCCTTGAAGGATGGAATGTTGGCCACAGAGATGGAAATTTCATTTAATGATTACGCGAACAATGGCGTTTGCCATAATTCAAAAGAGGCAAACAAGGAAGAAGATAGGCCAAGAAACTGCAAAAGTGGTAACTCATTCCTGGGTGGACTCATCAAGAAAAGCTTTAAATCTAACCAATCCCGGGAGAATGATGGAGTGTTTGTCAATGGGCAGCTCATATCAGATCGATTGGTGAAGAAGGCCGAGAAGAAAGCTGGACCTATCCGCCCTGGAAGTTACTG GTATGATTCTCGAGCTGGATTCTGGGGTATAATGGGCCAACACTGTCTCGGCATAATTCCG CCATTCATCGAAGAATTTAGTATTCCAATTCCCAGGAACTGTTCAAGTGGAGATACTGGAGTTTTAGTGAATGGGAGAGAGCTTCATCAAAAAGATTTGGATTTACTTGCTAGCAGGGGGCTCCCAACAGAAAGTGACAAGTCTTATATCGTTGAGATTTCTGGTAGAATTCTGGATGAGGACTCTGGTGAAGAACTTGATAGCCTTGGCAAACTTGCCCCAAC GGTTGAGCGTGTGAAGCGTGGATTCGGTATGCGCATCCCCCAAAGTGTAGCTGCATAG
- the LOC113339343 gene encoding protein trichome birefringence-like 25: MVKEKRFEWNPWLILQQNQSLVKFGVSFLLVGLVFRFLYTTGTTTTSSSSSIAKAVPSLEENSLDDAEEIQILHKGKCDLFIGNWIRDPLGPFYTNESCPIIESPQNCMKNGRPDSGYLYWRWKPRDCDVPRFNAKKFLKLMRDKSWAFIGDSISRNHVQSFLCILWKVEPAVEVYHDFEYKSRRWHFPSYNFTVSLIWSPLLLKADIHEDRNGVASSDIHLHLDKLDAKWADQYETFDYIILSGGKWFLKTIIYFENGKVVGCHNCKGALEYGFDNAYRKALKLVFDFVMNSEHNSLVLFRTASPDHFENGEWFSGGTCDRTAPFKEGRVKLKDIDAKMRLIEFEEFKKARVTMTESKTRVNLKIFDNTHLASLRPDGHPGLYREFHPLRKNVKVHDCLHWCLPGPIDSWNDLIMEMVLRS, translated from the exons ATGGTGAAAGAAAAGAGATTTGAATGGAACCCATGGTTGATTCTCCAGCAAAACCAGTCACTAGTTAAATTTGGTGTTTCATTTCTTCTTGTTGGTCTTGTTTTCAGATTTCTTTACACTACTGGTACCACCACTactagtagttcttcttccaTTGCAAAAGCAGTACCATCTCTGGAAGAAAACTCACTGGATGATGCAGAAGAGATACAAATTCTTCACAAAG GGAAATGTGATTTGTTCATTGGGAATTGGATTAGAGATCCATTGGGTCCGTTTTATACTAATGAGAGTTGTCCTATAATTGAGTCTCCACAAAATTGTATGAAAAATGGGAGGCCGGATTCAGGGTATCTGTATTGGAGGTGGAAACCAAGAGATTGCGATGTCCCGAGGTTTAATGCCAAGAAGTTTCTGAAATTGATGCGGGATAAGTCTTGGGCGTTTATTGGTGATTCGATTAGTCGGAACCATGTCCAGTCGTTTCTTTGCATCCTATGGAAG GTGGAACCAGCAGTGGAGGTGTACCATGACTTCGAGTATAAATCCAGAAGATGGCACTTTCCGTCGTATAATTTCACGGTTTCCTTGATATGGTCACCGCTTCTTCTCAAGGCTGACATTCATGAAGATAGGAATGGTGTTGCGTCTTCGGATATTCATTTGCATCTTGACAAGCTCGACGCAAAATGGGCTGATCAGTATGAGACATTTGATTACATTATACTTTCAGGTGGGAAGTGGTTTCTTAAGACTATAATTTACTTTGAGAATGGCAAAGTCGTTGGCTGCCACAATTGCAAAGGTGCGCTGGAATACGGATTTGACAATGCATATCGAAAAGCATTGAAGCTTGTGTTTGATTTTGTTATGAATTCAGAGCACAACAGCTTAGTGCTCTTCAGGACTGCTTCTCCGGATCATTTTGAGAATGGGGAATGGTTCAGTGGAGGGACTTGTGATCGAACTGCTCCATTTAAGGAAGGACGCGTGAAGTTGAAAGACATCGATGCTAAGATGCGTCTCATTGAATTTGAGGAATTCAAGAAAGCTCGGGTGACTATGACTGAATCCAAAACGAGAGTAAACTTGAAAATATTTGACAACACCCATCTTGCTTCGCTTAGGCCTGATGGCCATCCTGGTCTGTACAGGGAGTTCCATCCGCTGCGTAAAAACGTGAAAGTTCATGACTGTCTGCATTGGTGCTTGCCTGGTCCTATTGATTCTTGGAATGACTTGATTATGGAGATGGTGCTGCGCAGTTGA
- the LOC113340059 gene encoding protein trichome birefringence-like 25, whose product MVKEMMNNKFEWNNPSSSSSSHLKQNHVLVKLVVSVLLVGVAFRLLYTGSFDVLPLAEETTTKTTSKVEAQVPASNYVVEEDSLLPAADFSVEEEEEEAPAPPSNADGDDQVQDQISQKAATIEISGKCNLFVGEWVPDPLGPLYSYENCHFITDDQNCMKNGRPDSGYLHWRWKPRGCEIPRFNAERFLEMMRDKSWGFIGDSIARNHVQSLLCILSKVEAANEIYHDEEYRSKRWHFPSYNFTLSLIWSPFLLKSEIFEDMYGVSTGEIQLHLDKLDEKWTSEYESFNYVTISGGKWFLKTAVYHENNTVLGCHYCSNSKLIEFGIDNAYRKAIKLVFNFISNSQHNAVVLFRTTTPDHFENGEWFSGGTCNRTVPYKKGEISLNYIDSAMRKIELQEFKNAATTSGSVRIAKLKLLDTTLLSSVRPDGHPGPYRQFNPEKNSTVQNDCLHWCLPGPIDSWNDLVMEMLMHV is encoded by the exons ATGGTGAAGGAGATGATGAACAATAAGTTTGAGTGGaacaacccatcttcttcttcttcttctcatttgaagcaaaatcatGTTTTGGTGAAGCTTGTTGTTTCAGTTCTGTTAGTGGGTGTTGCATTTCGTTTGTTGTATACTGGTTCTTTTGATGTTCTTCCTTTAGctgaagaaacaacaacaaaaacaacttcAAAAGTTGAGGCACAAGTTCCTGCAAGTAATTATGTAGTTGAAGAAGATTCATTACTTCCTGCAGCTGATTTttcagttgaagaagaagaagaagaggcacCAGCTCCTCCAAGTAATGCTGATGGTGATGATCAGGTACAAGATCAGATTTCTCAAAAAG CTGCAAcaattgaaatttctggaaaaTGTAATCTCTTTGTTGGGGAATGGGTGCCGGATCCATTAGGCCCATTGTACTCATATGAGAACTGTCATTTCATTACTGATGATCAGAATTGCATGAAAAATGGGAGGCCTGATTCAGGGTACTTGCATTGGAGATGGAAGCCCCGGGGTTGTGAAATACCACGGTTTAATGCGGAGAGATTTCTTGAAATGATGCGGGATAAGTCATGGGGATTTATAGGTGATTCGATTGCTCGCAACCATGTGCAGTCGTTGCTGTGCATTCTCTCCAAG GTGGAAGCGGCGAACGAGATTTACCATGACGAAGAGTACAGATCTAAAAGATGGCACTTCCCCTCCTACAACTTCACCCTCTCCTTAATCTGGTCTCCGTTCCTTCTAAAGTCAGAGATTTTCGAAGATATGTATGGAGTATCTACTGGTGAAATTCAGTTGCATCTAGATAAACTGGATGAGAAATGGACTAGTGAATATGAGAGTTTCAATTACGTTACGATTTCGGGTGGGAAATGGTTTCTCAAAACCGCGGTGTATCATGAAAACAACACGGTATTGGGTTGCCATTATTGTTCAAATAGCAAGTTgatagaatttggaattgataaTGCTTATCGTAAAGCCATCAAGCTGGTTTTCAACTTCATCAGTAACTCTCAACACAATGCCGTAGTTTTGTTCAGGACAACCACGCCGGATCATTTTGAGAATGGAGAATGGTTCAGTGGAGGGACTTGCAACCGAACAGTTCCGTATAAAAAAGGTGAGATAAGCTTGAACTATATCGATTCTGCAATGCGcaaaatcgagttgcaggaatTCAAGAATGCAGCAACTACTTCAGGATCCGTAAGAATAGCAAAACTAAAACTCTTAGACACTACCCTGCTTTCATCAGTCAGACCCGATGGACATCCTGGTCCATACAGGCAGTTTAATCCGGAAAAAAATTCCACGGTTCAGAATGATTGCTTGCATTGGTGTTTGCCTGGACCCATCGACTCCTGGAACGACTTAGTTATGgagatgctgatgcatgtctga
- the LOC113340060 gene encoding protein trichome birefringence-like 26 gives MMRDKSWGFIGDSIFFEMMRDKSWGFIGDSIAHNHVQSLFCILSEVEAADEVYHDGEGRPIRWYFPSYNFTLAVIWSPLLLKAAISEDTHGVASIDMQLHLDKLDEQWIHEYQNFNYVTISGGKWFLKTAIYHYNDTIVGCHYCSSHSNLTEFGYDKAYRQAVKLVFNFIIKSHHSAVVFFRTTTPSHFENGEWFSGGTCNRTMPYKEGEVRVDNVDSVMHDIELEEFDRAVTNSGFKTRVKLKLLDTMQLSSLRPDGHPGPYIHFYPFAKDDKAIVQNDCLHWCLPGPIDSWNDLVMEMLTHVVVAGNPTTTPLMKS, from the exons ATGATGCGGGATAAATCATGGGGATTCATTGgtgattcaattttttttgaGATGATGCGGGATAAATCATGGGGATTCATTGGTGATTCAATTGCTCACAACCATGTGCAATCATTGTTCTGCATTCTCTCTGAG GTGGAAGCAGCAGATGAAGTTTACCACGACGGGGAAGGCAGACCAATAAGATGGTACTTCCCCTCGTATAACTTCACTCTCGCTGTTATCTGGTCTCCTCTCCTTCTTAAAGCAGCTATATCCGAAGATACGCACGGAGTAGCAAGCATTGACATGCAGTTACATCTCGATAAACTCGATGAGCAGTGGATACACGAGTATCAGAATTTCAACTATGTTACAATTTCTGGTGGGAAATGGTTTCTCAAAACCGCGATATATCATTACAATGATACAATCGTAGGTTGCCATTACTGTTCATCTCATAGCAACTTGACAGAATTCGGGTATGACAAGGCTTACCGTCAAGCCGTTAAGCTGGTTTTTAACTTCATCATCAAGTCCCACCACAGTGCTGTAGTTTTCTTCAGGACAACAACTCCGTCTCACTTCGAGAATGGAGAATGGTTTAGTGGAGGGACTTGCAATCGAACAATGCCATATAAAGAAGGTGAGGTAAGGGTGGACAATGTTGATTCTGTAATGCATGACATCGAGCTAGAGGAATTCGACCGTGCAGTAACTAATTCGGGATTCAAAACACGAGTGAAACTGAAACTGTTGGATACTATGCAGCTTTCATCACTCAGACCAGATGGGCATCCTGGTCCGTATATTCACTTCTACCCGTTCGCGAAAGATGATAAAGCCATAGTTCAAAATGATTGCCTGCACTGGTGTTTGCCTGGACCGATCGATTCTTGGAACGATTTAGTCATGGAGATGTTGACGcatgttgtagttgcaggaaatcctacaaccacacccttgaTGAAATCTTAA
- the LOC113340041 gene encoding syntaxin-81-like — protein MEELQLESIEALDKFIVKHQKDYVERHRTTERENDNIEHEVRCWGFHKSVQGADLQRRIKDEDKNGTSRPWLGIMVDNSQADIVAHRHGLILNERLHAVITQFHQLRAIRFQESVDRATPRRKPEKVSISHSTDASRYVSQKSKKAPSCVN, from the exons ATGGAAGAATTGCAG cttgaaagtattgaaGCCTTGGATAAGTTCATTGTAAAGCATCAGAAGGATTATGTGGAGCGGCACCGGACAACTGAAAGGGAAAATGACAACATCGAGCATGAAGTAAGAT GTTGGGGTTTTCATAAAAGCGTGCAAGGAGCAGATCTGCAAAGAAGGataaaagatgaagataaaaacgGGACTTCAAGGCCATGGCTTGGCATTATGGTTGATAATTCTCAAGCTGATATTGTGGCTCACAGACACG GTTTGATTCTCAATGAGAGGCTTCATGCGGTAATTACTCAGTTTCACCAGTTAAGAGCCATACGGTTTCAAGAATCTGTTGATAGAGCCACGCCGAGAAGAAAACCGGAAAAGGTGTCCATTTCACACTCAACGGATGCATCTAGATATGTAAGTCAGAAGAGCAAGAAAGCACCTTCTTGTGTGAATTGA